A genomic region of Capnocytophaga canimorsus contains the following coding sequences:
- a CDS encoding NupC/NupG family nucleoside CNT transporter — MSIKLKLTGFFLLFTALVFSQQLEKTWKSFQPDTLLLEIKANRFCLENNSDELFKKLEGKYEVRNDFLLLFPENEGFNGIGDFRIIQVTDSTLVLSKRGKLYHFKTEKTNVPLAVEDSAKIIPNQGFSVTSLWRGALGMFVLLCIAYLFSNNRRKINWKTVIIGLSVQLLLAIGVLKVPQVQYVFEQVGSVFVLILDFTKAGSEFLLGGLMDSDSYGFIFVFQVLPTIVFFSALTSVLFYLGVIQVIVRGLAWVLTKILGISGAESLSVAGNIFLGQTEAPLMIKAYLEKMTRSEILLVMIGGMATVAGGVLAAYIGFLGGNDEALRLVFAKHLLAASVMAAPGAIVVSKMLYPQEQAISTESKVSSDNVGANILDAIANGTTEGLKLAANVAAMLLVFVAFIAMINYFLGWLGDIIPATNGMASWFVSDVSHLQVKTFNQWIAAVTPYDKFSLETILGLIFSPLMWIIGVAQQDMMLMGQLLGIKLAASEFVGYIQLAELKNVASGVHFTYEKSVIMATYMLCGFANFASIGIQIGGIGSLAPGQRKNLSQFGMKAVLGGSLASLLSATIAGMIIG, encoded by the coding sequence ATGAGTATTAAACTAAAACTAACTGGTTTCTTTCTACTTTTTACCGCTTTGGTCTTTTCTCAACAATTGGAAAAAACTTGGAAATCTTTTCAACCCGACACCCTTTTGTTAGAAATCAAAGCTAATCGATTTTGTCTTGAGAATAACAGTGATGAATTGTTTAAAAAGTTAGAAGGAAAATACGAGGTCAGAAATGATTTTTTATTGTTGTTTCCCGAAAATGAAGGTTTTAATGGAATAGGCGATTTTCGTATCATACAAGTCACCGATTCTACTTTGGTTCTTTCCAAAAGAGGGAAGTTGTATCACTTTAAAACAGAAAAAACAAACGTACCCTTGGCGGTCGAAGATTCTGCTAAAATCATTCCCAATCAAGGATTTTCAGTAACTTCTCTTTGGCGAGGAGCTTTAGGTATGTTTGTACTGCTTTGTATCGCTTATCTTTTTAGTAATAATCGCCGAAAAATCAATTGGAAAACCGTCATTATAGGGCTTTCCGTGCAATTGCTTCTTGCTATAGGAGTACTTAAAGTGCCTCAGGTTCAGTATGTTTTTGAGCAAGTGGGAAGTGTATTTGTTTTGATTTTGGATTTTACTAAGGCAGGAAGCGAATTTTTGTTAGGTGGATTGATGGACTCCGACTCATACGGATTTATTTTCGTTTTCCAAGTTTTGCCTACCATTGTTTTCTTTTCCGCATTAACTTCTGTTTTATTCTACTTAGGGGTTATTCAAGTGATTGTAAGAGGTTTGGCTTGGGTACTTACTAAAATTTTAGGCATTTCGGGGGCAGAAAGTCTTTCGGTGGCTGGAAATATATTTTTAGGACAGACTGAAGCACCCCTAATGATTAAAGCCTATTTGGAAAAAATGACACGCTCCGAAATCTTATTAGTGATGATTGGAGGAATGGCAACGGTTGCTGGAGGGGTATTGGCAGCTTACATTGGCTTTTTGGGAGGAAATGATGAGGCACTTCGTTTGGTTTTTGCCAAACACTTATTAGCCGCTTCAGTAATGGCTGCTCCAGGAGCTATTGTGGTTTCAAAAATGCTGTATCCGCAGGAACAAGCCATTTCTACTGAGTCAAAAGTATCTTCGGATAATGTAGGAGCTAATATTCTGGATGCCATTGCTAACGGAACTACCGAAGGACTTAAATTGGCTGCCAATGTAGCGGCGATGCTTTTGGTTTTTGTGGCTTTTATTGCTATGATTAACTATTTTTTGGGATGGCTTGGTGATATTATTCCTGCTACCAATGGTATGGCAAGTTGGTTTGTTTCTGATGTGAGTCATCTTCAAGTAAAAACTTTTAACCAATGGATCGCTGCCGTTACGCCTTATGATAAATTTTCGTTGGAAACCATACTAGGACTCATTTTCTCGCCCTTAATGTGGATTATAGGTGTTGCCCAGCAAGATATGATGCTGATGGGGCAATTGTTAGGTATAAAATTGGCAGCTTCGGAGTTTGTTGGGTATATCCAATTAGCTGAACTTAAAAACGTAGCAAGTGGGGTGCATTTTACGTATGAAAAATCAGTGATTATGGCTACGTATATGCTTTGTGGTTTTGCTAATTTTGCTTCCATAGGTATTCAAATTGGCGGAATTGGCTCTTTGGCTCCGGGTCAGCGAAAAAATCTTTCGCAATTCGGTATGAAAGCCGTTTTGGGCGGTTCGTTAGCTTCATTGCTTTCAGCCACCATCGCTGGAATGATTATTGGATAA
- a CDS encoding bifunctional nuclease family protein, with protein MNLIRLYVKGITRSPLQKKAYVLILQESESDINLPIVIAESEAQSIAYELEKKNIPLRPSTHDLFKTFADTFQINILKVVINKLNDGVFHSNLYCDYQGTEYVFNSRTSDAVALALRFEAPIYTFPDILEKAGIYISLQQEARIQKNTSEEQSFKSQFQRHSLSELKQMLDECVENEDYEMAAQIRDEISKRSE; from the coding sequence ATGAATTTAATTAGGCTGTATGTTAAAGGAATTACACGTAGTCCGTTGCAAAAAAAGGCTTATGTACTGATTTTGCAGGAATCGGAGTCCGACATTAATTTACCGATTGTTATTGCAGAATCGGAGGCGCAATCGATAGCCTATGAACTCGAAAAGAAAAATATTCCCTTGCGCCCCTCCACTCACGATTTGTTCAAAACCTTTGCTGATACTTTCCAAATAAATATCCTTAAAGTAGTCATTAACAAGCTTAATGATGGTGTTTTCCACTCCAATTTATATTGTGATTATCAAGGTACAGAGTATGTTTTTAATTCGCGTACCAGCGATGCGGTGGCTTTGGCACTTCGCTTTGAGGCGCCCATTTACACTTTTCCAGATATTTTAGAGAAAGCAGGTATTTATATTTCCTTACAGCAAGAGGCTCGTATTCAGAAGAACACAAGCGAAGAGCAGTCTTTCAAAAGCCAATTTCAACGTCATTCGTTATCGGAGTTAAAACAAATGCTTGACGAATGTGTTGAAAATGAAGACTATGAAATGGCAGCACAAATTCGTGACGAAATTTCCAAAAGAAGTGAATAA
- a CDS encoding peptidylprolyl isomerase gives MAILEKIRNRTVFLIVIIGLALFAFVISDVISSRGGGMNHPTEIGKVNGKEISTESFRFQVENLLRSVGGNATTMQAVNRVWDENVRNIVLNQQFEKLGLSVEKDQILSVLSKNQAIAQNPEFQNEFGVFDASKFVNYIAMLKSSNPALYEQWRMQEEGIVEMAKQQTYFNLIRSGLGVTQAEAEMAYHQENDKADIKYVTLQYSSIADSTINVSDKDIKAYIKKHEKEFEREAYRNIQYVVVNEMASEQDKQAIKDELVALLQPSIVYNSQTKSNDTISGFAKTNRIADFVAKNSQLPYDSLFVGKSQLPVAFADTLFALPKGAIYGPYEDAGYYKISRMIDKQANGSVEASHILIAYQGSQAANPNTSLTKEQAKAKAEELLAKAKVKDADFAALARENSDDPSASIRGGDLGFFQRGMMVKPFEDFAFSNPIGYMGVVETDFGFHVIKITNKAEAVKLATIAQKIEASDATTNELFTKVTRFEMDANEDVKNFGAVASKSELSVLRADNLNANDEYIIGLGNNRQIVQWAFTKDTKVGEIKRFQTPTGYVVAQLTKKAEKGISTTEEAAPFVKPILIRQKKAELLAEKMKGASLEEIASANKTQVQSANALTMNNPIIIGVGREPKVVGTAFGLKSGQVSKPIEGENGVYVVEVSSTQPATALSEYKAFAQSIENLRTGRASQEVYNALLKASDIEDNRSSIY, from the coding sequence ATGGCTATTCTTGAAAAAATTAGAAATCGTACGGTATTTCTTATCGTAATTATTGGGCTTGCCCTTTTTGCTTTCGTAATCTCTGACGTTATAAGCTCACGAGGAGGAGGTATGAATCATCCTACCGAAATCGGAAAAGTTAATGGAAAAGAGATTTCCACGGAGAGCTTCCGTTTTCAAGTAGAAAACCTATTACGAAGTGTGGGCGGAAATGCGACCACTATGCAGGCAGTAAACCGAGTTTGGGACGAAAACGTACGTAACATCGTTTTAAATCAGCAATTTGAGAAATTAGGATTAAGTGTTGAAAAAGACCAAATCTTATCGGTACTTTCTAAAAATCAAGCAATTGCTCAAAATCCAGAATTTCAAAACGAATTTGGAGTTTTTGATGCTTCAAAATTTGTTAATTATATCGCTATGCTAAAATCAAGCAATCCTGCCTTGTATGAGCAATGGAGAATGCAAGAGGAAGGCATTGTTGAAATGGCTAAACAACAAACCTATTTCAATTTAATTCGTTCTGGACTTGGAGTAACACAAGCTGAAGCCGAAATGGCATATCATCAAGAAAATGATAAGGCTGATATTAAGTATGTTACTTTGCAATATAGTAGCATTGCCGATAGTACCATAAACGTATCGGACAAAGATATTAAAGCCTACATCAAGAAACACGAAAAGGAATTTGAACGCGAGGCATATCGAAATATTCAGTATGTGGTGGTTAATGAGATGGCTTCCGAGCAAGACAAACAAGCCATAAAAGACGAGTTGGTCGCTTTGTTACAACCTAGCATAGTTTATAATAGCCAAACCAAAAGTAACGACACCATTTCCGGATTCGCTAAAACCAATCGCATAGCAGATTTTGTAGCTAAAAATTCGCAATTACCTTACGATTCTCTTTTTGTAGGAAAATCGCAATTACCTGTGGCTTTTGCTGATACTTTGTTTGCTTTGCCTAAAGGAGCTATTTACGGACCTTATGAAGACGCGGGGTATTATAAAATATCTCGTATGATAGATAAACAAGCTAATGGTTCAGTAGAGGCAAGTCATATTTTGATTGCTTATCAAGGAAGTCAAGCCGCTAATCCTAATACGTCCTTAACTAAGGAACAAGCTAAAGCTAAAGCCGAAGAGCTTTTGGCTAAGGCCAAAGTAAAGGATGCCGATTTTGCTGCATTGGCAAGAGAGAATTCTGATGACCCAAGCGCTTCAATTCGAGGTGGAGATTTAGGCTTCTTCCAAAGAGGAATGATGGTAAAACCTTTTGAAGATTTTGCCTTTTCAAATCCTATAGGATATATGGGAGTGGTTGAAACAGACTTTGGTTTTCACGTGATTAAAATTACAAACAAAGCTGAGGCTGTAAAATTGGCAACGATAGCTCAAAAAATAGAGGCTTCCGATGCTACAACTAACGAATTATTTACCAAAGTAACTCGTTTTGAGATGGACGCTAATGAAGATGTTAAAAACTTCGGAGCAGTGGCTTCTAAATCAGAATTAAGCGTTTTACGTGCGGATAATTTGAACGCTAATGACGAATACATTATCGGGTTGGGCAATAATCGTCAAATTGTTCAATGGGCTTTCACCAAAGACACTAAAGTTGGAGAAATCAAACGTTTTCAAACTCCTACCGGATATGTGGTGGCTCAGTTAACTAAAAAAGCTGAAAAAGGGATAAGTACAACCGAAGAGGCTGCTCCTTTTGTAAAACCAATTTTAATCCGCCAGAAAAAAGCCGAACTATTAGCTGAAAAAATGAAAGGCGCTTCTTTGGAAGAAATTGCCTCTGCTAATAAAACACAAGTACAATCAGCAAATGCCCTAACGATGAATAACCCCATTATCATAGGGGTAGGGCGAGAGCCTAAAGTGGTAGGAACGGCATTTGGTCTTAAATCGGGGCAAGTATCAAAACCTATTGAGGGAGAGAATGGCGTGTATGTAGTTGAAGTTTCTTCCACTCAACCTGCAACAGCACTTTCCGAATACAAAGCTTTTGCGCAAAGTATTGAGAATTTAAGAACTGGACGTGCATCTCAAGAAGTGTATAATGCGCTACTTAAGGCATCAGACATAGAAGATAACCGAAGTAGCATCTATTAA
- a CDS encoding PfkB family carbohydrate kinase produces the protein MGKLLIVGSLAFDSIETPFGKTEKTMGGAANYISIAASQFTTESAVVSVVGNDYPKDFLDTLESRNINISGVEVKPNGKTFFWSGKYHNDMNTRDTTETQLNVLLDFKPIVPEDFQQPDILMLGNLHPSVQLEVLSQMTQTPKLVVLDTMDYWMNHTWDLLMQVIKRVNIVTINDQEARQLSKEYSLVKAAQKIMQMGVDYVVIKKGEHGALLFHNESVFFAPALPLEEVFDPTGAGDTFAGGLVGYLAKTEDYSFENIKNAVIYGANLASFCVEKFGTERMLSLTKSEICNRLLQFKALTQFEIEIT, from the coding sequence ATGGGTAAATTATTGATAGTCGGCTCTTTAGCTTTTGATTCCATTGAAACACCTTTCGGAAAAACCGAAAAAACGATGGGTGGAGCAGCCAATTACATCAGCATTGCGGCTTCACAATTTACTACCGAATCGGCGGTGGTTTCGGTGGTGGGGAACGATTATCCGAAAGACTTTTTAGACACACTTGAATCTCGAAATATTAACATTTCTGGCGTTGAGGTAAAGCCCAATGGGAAGACTTTTTTTTGGAGCGGAAAATATCATAACGATATGAACACCCGTGATACTACGGAAACTCAACTTAATGTATTGCTCGATTTTAAGCCGATTGTCCCTGAAGATTTTCAACAGCCCGATATATTGATGCTGGGAAATTTACATCCTTCCGTACAGCTTGAGGTGTTAAGCCAAATGACACAAACCCCAAAGTTGGTGGTACTCGACACGATGGATTATTGGATGAACCACACTTGGGATTTACTTATGCAAGTGATTAAAAGAGTGAATATCGTAACTATAAACGACCAAGAAGCACGGCAACTTTCCAAAGAGTATTCCTTAGTAAAGGCGGCTCAAAAAATTATGCAAATGGGGGTAGATTATGTGGTAATCAAAAAAGGCGAACACGGAGCGCTACTTTTTCATAACGAATCCGTATTTTTTGCTCCAGCATTGCCTTTAGAAGAAGTGTTTGACCCCACTGGAGCAGGAGATACTTTTGCTGGAGGATTGGTAGGCTACTTGGCAAAAACGGAAGATTATTCGTTTGAAAACATCAAAAATGCTGTGATTTATGGAGCGAATTTGGCTTCATTTTGTGTAGAAAAATTTGGTACCGAACGGATGCTTTCTTTAACCAAAAGCGAAATATGTAATCGCTTATTGCAATTTAAAGCCCTTACCCAATTCGAAATTGAAATTACCTAA
- a CDS encoding heavy-metal-associated domain-containing protein yields the protein MKKQIITLFSALILLSACKQNKQPEVITVNNSVDAPKTTVVSENIITKVFTIEGMSCAMGCAASIEKKLNRSEGVQKAEVDFESQKATVSYNASQLDETRIKQLIESVGDGKSYKVVTSE from the coding sequence ATGAAAAAACAGATAATCACATTGTTTTCCGCCTTAATTTTACTTTCTGCGTGTAAACAAAACAAACAACCTGAAGTAATTACTGTTAATAATTCCGTAGATGCTCCAAAAACAACAGTCGTTTCGGAAAATATAATCACTAAGGTTTTTACCATTGAAGGAATGAGTTGTGCAATGGGGTGTGCTGCCTCGATAGAGAAAAAGTTGAATCGATCTGAAGGAGTACAAAAAGCTGAGGTAGATTTTGAAAGTCAGAAAGCTACAGTTTCATATAATGCCTCTCAGCTTGATGAGACTCGAATAAAACAGCTTATTGAATCGGTAGGTGACGGCAAATCATATAAGGTAGTTACCAGCGAATAA
- a CDS encoding reprolysin-like metallopeptidase → MKYYIYLIFSFISFGQVAFAQETIKTSTKSIDVIRLFSAGNKIEWAVPISENEKILLQWEERNTSFTEKEGIRTFVGYNNDEFVATLSISKDQKILGNFEWKQTQWDIKTSDDGYIILFSEEKGEKCGLCSDGNCHVHHPKTPQQTPFSRPATEKNTYHIHSDEILRVYRLAVLVDWYYYSSEGSIEAVKKYWSSLEATLNEIYMRDIGIKFEIVNDEKLIFNTSDKQTFDNKTSRYIINNSTLKINQLIGADNYDVGIVIAKSRSKNNGLAVLGGAFDASKKAAAVAIKSYATIGHELGHMFGSLHTFTTGGDSTIKTEPENGTSIMSYGSPRDFFSLPSIYFIRRRILGDGAYYQDRARTILKKEWLKGENPVFGIDTKNQAPIIDVSKLESEYRLPKETFFQFTINATDPDNDPLLYAIHQADIKNDETSSVAEFVTEKSSSVNTKAYYTHWVTENGFLRKQYDLKVGKEYTFWLGVNDTKNTLNERSNHATRYDMHEAKVKFVEGKPFKITKFEGKKYKMGEKVTLTWDVDQTLFQNTKVRILLSDDFGKTFKHILVPETENDGSCEIVMPNIAIGRKVYYTDQNGRPIFHSGLGLIKVEVLDHIAFALTDNDITTGEGGFEIEKSVITLNNLPEKYVVVNQESEIPLKANVTATSTCGSNPVTIVNKEEKNGNITTRIWTATDNCNNQTSFVQYIEVKPLPESVQPLQFVGTLPKDFITYCHNAYTENEAPQLQVIGGKSPKVYLTENKQLFGDQKGFQIKRVWIAVDEVAKTISHTQYIVVRDIEKPKLSTYPQDMVVKSRSEVPQRAELTATDCGNKIEVKSSTDNRTNGQGKEVVIYSWLATDSYGNEEYHEQTITIDPDATPPPPIDLKFITTPPASISATCNAVLSADYSQFATDGCPFVNITHTDTKINGSCANTYTIKRLYTATGCDQSVSFEQIISVTDDKAPTFSGTLPTDISVEENKVPIQVDLTAMDNCSTVQVTKSQEEKEENGNKVIIYKWEASDECGNKVIHEQKVTIKKSSKPTPPTGGVQQPTETEPTKEMIVYNGVSTESGSENYLKFEPIENYKNLQIEIFNELGQKVYESKNYQKNGEVFRGYANVKGVFRKGKRLPTGTYFYILKYQNITGKSNTKQGYLFVR, encoded by the coding sequence ATGAAATACTATATATATCTCATTTTTAGTTTTATCAGTTTTGGGCAAGTGGCTTTTGCACAAGAAACGATTAAAACTTCAACAAAATCCATTGATGTAATTCGCTTATTTTCAGCAGGAAATAAGATAGAATGGGCAGTGCCTATATCTGAAAATGAGAAAATTTTATTGCAGTGGGAAGAACGTAACACTTCGTTTACTGAAAAGGAAGGTATCCGTACTTTTGTGGGCTACAACAATGACGAGTTCGTTGCTACACTTTCGATTTCAAAAGATCAAAAAATATTAGGTAATTTTGAATGGAAGCAAACTCAATGGGATATCAAAACCTCTGATGATGGCTATATTATCCTTTTCAGCGAAGAAAAGGGCGAAAAATGTGGACTATGTTCAGACGGAAATTGCCACGTACACCACCCAAAAACCCCGCAACAAACACCTTTTTCCCGACCAGCAACCGAAAAAAATACATATCACATACATTCCGATGAAATTTTACGTGTATATCGATTGGCAGTATTAGTGGATTGGTACTATTACAGCAGCGAAGGAAGTATAGAGGCAGTTAAAAAATATTGGAGTTCGCTAGAAGCTACACTCAATGAAATTTATATGAGAGATATAGGAATAAAGTTTGAAATTGTAAATGACGAAAAACTCATTTTTAACACAAGTGATAAACAGACTTTTGATAATAAAACCTCTCGCTATATTATTAATAATTCGACTCTTAAAATCAATCAGCTTATAGGTGCAGACAATTACGATGTGGGTATTGTTATTGCCAAATCCAGAAGTAAAAACAACGGATTAGCAGTACTTGGAGGTGCTTTTGACGCATCAAAAAAAGCAGCGGCTGTGGCTATCAAAAGTTATGCGACTATCGGTCACGAACTTGGGCATATGTTTGGTTCGTTACACACTTTTACAACAGGAGGAGATTCAACCATCAAAACTGAACCAGAGAACGGGACTTCTATAATGAGTTATGGCTCTCCTCGTGATTTCTTTTCTTTGCCGAGTATTTATTTCATTCGAAGAAGAATTTTGGGAGATGGAGCTTATTATCAAGACCGAGCCAGAACCATACTCAAAAAAGAATGGCTCAAAGGAGAAAATCCTGTTTTCGGGATAGACACTAAAAATCAAGCTCCTATAATAGATGTTTCAAAACTTGAATCAGAATATAGGCTTCCAAAGGAAACGTTTTTTCAATTCACCATTAATGCTACTGACCCTGATAATGACCCTCTTCTGTACGCCATTCATCAAGCAGATATAAAAAATGACGAAACATCTTCTGTTGCTGAATTTGTAACCGAGAAATCTTCATCTGTAAACACAAAAGCATACTATACGCATTGGGTGACAGAAAACGGATTTCTTAGAAAACAATATGATTTAAAAGTGGGAAAAGAATATACTTTTTGGTTAGGGGTAAATGATACTAAAAACACCCTTAACGAAAGAAGTAACCACGCTACTCGATACGATATGCACGAAGCTAAAGTGAAATTTGTAGAAGGAAAACCTTTCAAAATTACTAAGTTTGAAGGGAAAAAATACAAAATGGGTGAAAAGGTAACCCTTACTTGGGACGTAGACCAAACTCTTTTTCAAAATACCAAAGTACGTATATTACTCTCTGATGATTTTGGGAAAACCTTTAAGCATATCTTAGTGCCAGAAACAGAAAATGATGGAAGTTGCGAAATCGTAATGCCTAATATTGCCATAGGAAGAAAAGTTTATTATACAGACCAAAACGGAAGACCTATATTTCATTCAGGCTTAGGACTTATCAAGGTTGAAGTTCTTGACCATATCGCTTTTGCTTTGACGGATAATGATATAACAACAGGTGAGGGAGGTTTTGAGATTGAAAAATCGGTAATTACTTTAAATAATCTTCCTGAAAAATATGTTGTTGTAAATCAAGAATCTGAAATTCCTCTGAAAGCGAATGTAACAGCCACTTCTACTTGTGGTTCGAACCCTGTAACAATTGTCAATAAAGAAGAAAAAAACGGAAACATCACAACCCGAATTTGGACAGCCACAGATAATTGTAACAATCAAACAAGTTTTGTTCAATATATTGAAGTAAAACCTTTGCCAGAATCTGTACAGCCTTTACAATTTGTTGGAACACTTCCGAAAGATTTTATAACTTATTGTCATAATGCTTATACAGAAAATGAAGCTCCTCAGTTGCAGGTTATTGGCGGAAAATCTCCAAAAGTGTATCTCACGGAAAACAAACAATTGTTTGGTGACCAAAAGGGGTTTCAAATTAAAAGAGTTTGGATTGCCGTAGATGAGGTAGCCAAAACCATTTCTCACACGCAATATATAGTCGTTCGAGATATTGAAAAACCTAAACTATCAACTTATCCGCAAGATATGGTGGTTAAAAGTAGGAGTGAAGTACCACAAAGAGCAGAATTGACAGCAACCGATTGTGGCAATAAAATTGAAGTAAAATCTTCCACAGATAACAGAACCAATGGTCAAGGAAAAGAAGTGGTTATTTATAGTTGGTTGGCTACCGATTCGTACGGAAATGAAGAATACCACGAACAAACCATAACAATAGACCCTGATGCAACGCCACCTCCTCCTATTGATTTGAAATTCATTACAACACCACCTGCAAGTATTTCAGCTACTTGCAATGCTGTTCTGAGTGCTGATTATTCGCAGTTTGCAACTGATGGCTGTCCTTTTGTAAATATCACTCATACTGATACAAAAATAAACGGAAGTTGTGCTAATACGTATACTATCAAACGTCTTTATACAGCAACAGGTTGCGATCAATCCGTTAGTTTTGAACAAATTATTTCTGTAACAGATGATAAAGCTCCTACATTTTCAGGAACTTTACCAACTGATATTTCTGTGGAAGAAAATAAAGTTCCAATACAAGTTGATTTAACCGCAATGGACAATTGCTCTACTGTTCAAGTGACCAAGAGCCAAGAAGAAAAGGAAGAAAACGGGAACAAAGTAATCATTTATAAATGGGAAGCCTCTGATGAATGTGGAAATAAAGTTATTCACGAACAGAAAGTTACCATTAAAAAATCTTCAAAACCTACACCTCCTACGGGTGGAGTACAACAACCTACAGAAACGGAGCCGACTAAAGAAATGATTGTTTACAATGGAGTTTCTACCGAGTCAGGTTCGGAGAATTACTTGAAGTTTGAACCTATCGAGAATTATAAAAATCTTCAAATTGAGATTTTTAACGAATTAGGTCAGAAAGTATATGAATCGAAAAACTACCAAAAAAATGGTGAAGTTTTCCGAGGATATGCCAACGTGAAAGGCGTTTTCCGAAAAGGCAAACGTCTTCCCACAGGAACGTATTTCTATATACTCAAATATCAAAATATTACAGGAAAATCAAACACAAAACAAGGCTATTTGTTTGTAAGATAG